The following are encoded together in the Vibrio splendidus genome:
- a CDS encoding YybH family protein, whose product MKILLFVVLNLITFYSYASTDYKKPQSPTELHQLFAEYFSKQDIDGLGTLFHQDAIFVLDNQGNRARGPKAIKPILKSYLQGDVEMLTHDVSIYINGDTALIRSDWEIVGGPKGTALEVMKYIDGGWLYVIDNPNGF is encoded by the coding sequence ATGAAGATACTTCTATTCGTCGTTTTAAACTTAATAACTTTCTATTCTTACGCATCAACAGATTACAAAAAACCGCAGTCGCCAACAGAACTGCACCAACTTTTCGCGGAATACTTTTCAAAACAAGACATCGACGGACTAGGCACTCTGTTCCATCAAGACGCCATATTCGTCCTAGATAATCAGGGTAACCGTGCTAGAGGGCCAAAGGCTATTAAGCCTATATTGAAAAGTTACCTTCAAGGCGACGTTGAAATGCTGACCCATGATGTATCTATCTATATTAACGGCGACACGGCTCTCATAAGGTCTGATTGGGAGATAGTTGGTGGCCCCAAAGGCACCGCTCTCGAAGTGATGAAGTATATAGATGGAGGTTGGCTATACGTTATTGACAACCCGAATGGATTTTAA
- a CDS encoding winged helix-turn-helix transcriptional regulator, with protein MSEQGKQPEGYCSADKYLTLISTKWTAHIVWLLGQSSEIRFGQIQKQLALVSSKVLSERLKLLSKEGFIWRRQEETVPVTVYYGLTKKGKELADIVDIIVKKSDSWN; from the coding sequence ATGAGTGAACAGGGTAAGCAACCTGAAGGTTACTGCAGCGCTGATAAATATTTGACACTGATCTCTACGAAGTGGACTGCTCACATTGTTTGGTTGCTAGGTCAGAGTAGCGAGATACGTTTTGGACAGATTCAAAAGCAGCTGGCTTTAGTGTCGAGTAAAGTACTTAGTGAGCGGCTGAAGTTGCTTAGCAAAGAAGGTTTCATTTGGCGTAGGCAAGAAGAAACCGTTCCAGTGACGGTATATTACGGTCTGACTAAAAAAGGAAAAGAGCTGGCGGATATTGTTGATATTATCGTGAAAAAATCGGATAGCTGGAATTAG
- a CDS encoding DUF2726 domain-containing protein: MTNIFIVVIVLVVFFYFIQKYLVKHDDTKDHAYQKKGSLMSAQQATFYNALKSAVGNHGEVFAKVSMSNVLVPAKANNKKNWFIANNKISRSYFDFVVCDPRTLEPRVIIELDNGKELNKGKADREKLLIHVCKSAGLPLIGASIKHSYQVSRLKRLLAAHIDLIEPSKEVRFCKKCGSPMIIKLASQGDYKGRRFFTCSRQPNCTYTENYNVVFDVDEDSN, from the coding sequence ATGACTAATATCTTTATCGTTGTAATTGTTCTGGTTGTGTTCTTTTACTTTATCCAAAAGTATCTAGTGAAGCATGACGACACCAAAGATCATGCTTACCAGAAAAAAGGGTCGTTGATGTCGGCGCAACAGGCGACATTTTATAACGCACTTAAATCCGCTGTGGGTAACCATGGCGAAGTGTTTGCCAAGGTCAGCATGTCGAACGTTCTTGTTCCTGCTAAGGCGAACAACAAGAAGAATTGGTTTATCGCCAACAACAAAATCTCACGTAGCTATTTTGATTTTGTCGTGTGTGACCCGCGAACGTTAGAGCCCCGCGTGATCATCGAACTTGATAACGGCAAAGAGCTCAATAAGGGAAAGGCCGATCGAGAAAAGCTACTGATCCACGTGTGTAAATCGGCAGGCTTGCCACTGATTGGTGCATCTATTAAACACAGCTACCAAGTGAGCCGTTTGAAGAGGTTACTGGCAGCACACATCGATTTAATCGAGCCATCAAAAGAAGTTCGATTCTGTAAGAAGTGCGGCAGCCCGATGATCATCAAACTGGCCAGCCAAGGCGATTACAAAGGCCGACGATTCTTCACTTGTAGCCGTCAGCCAAACTGTACGTATACAGAGAACTACAACGTTGTATTCGATGTGGATGAAGATTCTAACTAA
- a CDS encoding LysR family transcriptional regulator: MKLHFENIISFIAVVEEGSFSSAARKLGKSQSTVSTAVQNLESDLGFNVFNREHSKVWLTEKGKRLFQLSLPVVSKYRDLVTIAQQMNISDQIVYRVGIDPLVFNNNVKKTLLAFSEAFPNVDLLVVTKPSFVLGNYINEGKIDLALGNPYHKTNYDFNIEELFHVNCWWVAHEDLVTFKSQAPSQRVLLMDGCEELLNLSNIASYNLWRLDDLGTIIDLCKAQKGIAFLPGFLIEGSVENSKLKIVTDHPDFFGKRVIASLFWQLHSDFSLFNQWIKKELQTTASYKQTFVADLTQ, from the coding sequence ATGAAACTACATTTCGAAAATATCATTTCGTTCATAGCGGTAGTTGAGGAAGGTTCATTTAGCTCTGCTGCTCGCAAGCTTGGCAAGTCACAATCAACCGTTAGCACGGCTGTTCAAAATCTTGAGTCCGATTTAGGTTTCAATGTATTTAATAGGGAACACTCTAAAGTTTGGCTAACAGAAAAAGGAAAACGATTATTCCAGTTATCTTTACCTGTGGTATCGAAATATCGTGATCTAGTCACGATCGCACAGCAAATGAATATATCTGACCAAATAGTCTACCGGGTAGGTATAGACCCATTAGTGTTTAATAATAATGTAAAGAAAACACTGTTAGCGTTTTCAGAAGCATTCCCTAACGTTGATTTACTTGTCGTAACTAAACCAAGTTTCGTGTTAGGTAACTATATAAATGAAGGGAAGATAGATTTAGCCTTAGGTAACCCCTATCACAAGACAAATTACGACTTCAACATAGAGGAGTTATTTCACGTCAACTGTTGGTGGGTGGCTCATGAAGACCTGGTAACCTTTAAGTCTCAAGCACCATCACAACGAGTTCTATTAATGGATGGTTGTGAAGAGCTGCTTAACTTGTCAAACATTGCATCGTATAACTTATGGCGACTGGATGACTTAGGAACCATCATCGATCTATGTAAGGCTCAAAAAGGCATCGCTTTTTTACCGGGGTTTCTCATAGAGGGAAGTGTAGAAAATAGTAAACTTAAAATAGTTACAGACCACCCTGATTTTTTTGGTAAGCGAGTTATTGCATCTCTTTTCTGGCAATTACATTCTGACTTTAGCTTGTTCAACCAATGGATCAAAAAAGAGCTGCAAACTACTGCCAGTTACAAGCAAACATTTGTTGCTGATTTAACTCAATAA